From a single Hemitrygon akajei chromosome 28, sHemAka1.3, whole genome shotgun sequence genomic region:
- the LOC140717870 gene encoding uncharacterized protein → MLFTCSDCGKGFNYSSALLVHRSVHTGKRPFTCSDCGKGFSQSSQLQAHQRVHTGERPFTCSDCGKGFTQSTHLKIHQSVHTAERPFTCSDCGKGFTQSFQLLAHQSVHTGQWPFSCSDCGKGFTQLSILKVHQRVHTGERPFTCSDCGKGFTQSSTLKAHQRRHTGERPFSCSDCGKGFTRSSDLLTHQRVHTGERPFTCSDCGKGFTQSSQLKAHQRIHTGERPYTCSDCGKGFTKSTNLQRHQRVHTGRSPGQTLREREELLWKRRNSTRKLEEEMELKLSVTMAGSAPAG, encoded by the exons atgctgttcacctgctcagactgtgggaagggattcaattaCTCCTCTGCCCTGCTGGTAcaccggtcagttcacactggaaagaggccgttcacctgctcagactgtgggaagggattcagtcagtcatctcaactgcaggcacatcagcgagttcacactggggagagaccgttcacctgctcagactgtgggaaagggttcaCTCAGTCAACCCACTTGAagatacaccagtcagttcacactgcagagaggccattcacctgctccgactgtgggaagggattcactcagtcattccaactactggcacaccagtcagttcatacaGGGCAGTGGCCattctcctgctcagactgtgggaagggattcactcagttatctatactgaaggtacatcagcgagttcacactggggagaggccgttcacctgctcagactgtgggaagggattcactcagtcatctactcTGAAGGCACATCAGCGAcgccacactggggagagaccgttctcctgctccgactgtgggaaagggttcactcgatcatctgacctgctgacacaccagcgagttcacactggagagaggccgttcacctgctccgactgtgggaagggattcactcagtcatctcaactgaaggcacatcagcgaattcacactggggagagaccctacacatgctcagactgtgggaaggggttcactaaGTCGACCAACCTACAGaggcaccagcgagttcacactgggaggAGCCCTGGTCAGACTTTG AGAGAGCGAGAGGAGCTGCTCTGGAAAAGGAGAAACAGCACACGTAAGTTGGAGGAAGAAATGGAGCTAAAGTTAAGTGTGACAATGGCTGGAAGTGCCCCAGCAGGGTAG